CACAAAGTGTATGTGAATACGTGGCAGCTGATGACAAAAAACGCATGCGTTCATTCTTAAAGACGAATAAATTAAAAGTACGCAGTATTTTTTCTGGTATTCAATGTAATGGTCAGAACTTGTTGGAGTTTGCCGTAGCGAAAAATTCTGTAAAAACAGGTTCGATGATGATTAAAAAATTATCTAAGAAAGTTGTTTCTGCAAATTTAAATTCTCTACAGGCAGGATCGCAACCTTTAGTGGATGCTGCTAACGCTCGCGTTAGTAGTTAATTATTAACTGGTAGACACTAGTAATAATGTTTTGCTAGTTGATAATTCTTATGTCGCTAAAACGAAAAAGCCAGCTTAACCGCTGGCTTTTTTTTCGCTAAGCTAATAGTTAGTGATTCGCCGTACTTGCAAGGAAGCTCAACGTTAATGACGCCAAAGAAAACTTATAAAGGTAGTAAAACAGCTTTACTCTTAACTGGTGGAGGCGCACGCGCAGCCTACCAAGTAGGTGTACTCTCGGCTATCGCGAAATTTATCCCGCGCAATCACGGCATACCTTTTCCGATCCTTTGTGGCACATCAGCTGGAGCAATTAATACCACTGCGCTCGCCTGTTATGCCTCGTGCTTTCACCTCGGCGTAAAAAAGCTGGAGTGGATATGGAAAAACTTATCGTGCGATCGTATTTATCGCACCAATACAGCAGCCGTTTTTAACAATATATTTTCCGGCTTTGCTGCAGGATTTCAGGCAGACTATGCGCTTAAAAGACCGCGTAGCCTACTTGACAACGCGCCACTGCGCCAGCTGCTCAATCAGGTTATCGATTTTAAGCGCATCGACCTTAATATAAAAAACCACTACTTATCATCGCTATCGATTACAGCATCAAGCTATAGCAGTGGTGATTCGATGACATTTTATCAGTCAGCCAGATCTATCGAGCCATGGGTCAGAGCAAAGCGACTCAGTCAACGATGCCAAATTGACAGCGAACATTTAATGGCATCTGCTGCAATTCCGTTAGTTTTTCCTTCAGTAAAAATACGCCATCAACACTATGGCGACGGCTCAATTCATCAGTTATCACCACTCAGTCCCCCTATTCACCTAGGGGCAAAACGTATTTTCATCATAGGTGTCGAACAACCTAAACAACCAATTCACCCAATGGAAAACAACCCTCACCCGCCAACATTAGCCACGGTCGCTGGCCATATGCTTGACTCGGTGTTTTCAGATACACTGCAAAGTGATCTTGAGCGAATGAACCGGATGAATGCCACGCTAGCACTAATCGACCCCAAAGTTCGTGCGAAAAAAAGTGGCTTGCAACAAATTGGCAGTTTTTTAATTAACCCAAGCCACGACTTTAATGCCCTAGCCAGCGAGTATTATGAATACCTGCCGGTTGGTGTTCGTTTGATGCTAAGAAGTGTTGGTGTAAAAAATGACCCTGAATCGAGCTTATTGAGTTATCTGTTATTTGATAAACATTATTGCGGAGAATTGATCAAACTCGGCTTTAATGATGCCATGGCACAAGAGCAAGAAATTAGAAGCTTTTTAGCCTTAACTAATGAAATAGAGTAACTTAATGGAATAGCTTTTAGCTGCTCACCTGCGTTACGCCTTTTTTCAAAATAATGTTACCGTATTTTCGTGTTTCTCCGGTCATTACTACGGCAAATGCTTGCTCTGCCCGCTGATAAAAGGCAAATCGTTCAGCTTTAGCAATACTAGCATGATCCGGTTGATGCTGGCTTAGCTTCGCTTGATAGTCTTGTTCAACTTGCGGGTCAGCACTATCGCCCGCGACCACTTGCATCATCACTGCTGGCGATTCCACATATTGATCGAGCTGCATTAATGGTAATATCGCATCCAGTAAATCAGCCACTTTTAAGCCGTCAGCTCGAATAACCTTCTGGTTAAAGCTATGGCCAGGAAAATGCGCATCAGCGAGGACAATTTCATCGCCATGCCCCATCTGATAAAGCGCGAATAACAGCTCAGGGCTGATCAGTGGGCTAATGTTATTAAGCATTAGTTCACCTCCAAAAAGTCTCGATGTGGCAATTCAGGAAATGCCTTACTTGGCAAGGTTTGGTACCAGAACGACACTGATGAAATATCGTCTTGTAGTGGTAAGTACCTGCGCTGCTCAACATCGCCGCCCCAGTTGCCAAAATCACGCCAGCCAAGCGCTTGAATATCAACGCTTAACTTTTGCTCAAAGCGAATAGGATCAGGAATATGCCAGCGATACATACCAAATCTATGCTGCGATTTATACACGCCATCTGGTCGTTGAACTTCCGGCACGCCGGCATAGGCGGTGGTGTACTCGGTATAAGCATTAGGGTGGCCTTTCACTGCCGTGCCAATGTCATAATTATATGAGCCTAAAAAGTAATCCTCGGTACCTGTGCCACAAATGGTTGGAAACTCGCTATCATCATCAATATAGAATTTGATTTCACCTTCACCCCACCAGCCGTTATTGTTAACCCCCCAGGTCATATAAGTACCTACATATTGACCTTGGCCTTCAACACCATCTAATAGTGTATGTAACCCTTTATATGGCACAGGGTTAGTGCGGCGAAACTGGGCGTGGAAATAAGCACAATCTTCTGGCACGTTTGTTTCGGTGTAATTAATTTGGTAGTAAACCACCAATTTTTGTAGCGGGTCGCGATTCTCAATAGTGATTTTTGCGCTCTTTTGATAAGGCATTTCCCAGAAGCAATTAAACGCTAAACCTGGGTTAACCGTAACAGGCAGTGATGAGACATGGGCATAGTCTTCCAGCCCACAACAGAAAAAGTCCCCTAACGGCACTTCTACTGACGGATGAGCTTGATCGTCCCAATACATGCGCAAGATAAGATCACGCTTTTTCGGGCCAAGTGTCGTCATCCATATTTGCTGAATCGCGCCACCAGTTTTGATATCAGCTAAGGTAAAAGTGTCACCCGGTGCCACTTCAACACACGGCGATATTTTCCAGCCTTGCCCTAAATCTCGTCCCGGCCCGGCTCCCATGCCTTCAGTTGCCATGCCGCCTTTGCCTGGCTCGCCAGTAAAGTTTTCTGCGGAAATTGAACGGGATTTTGCTTTCGATAAACGAGATAAATTGCCTAGGTTCATCCCCAAACCATTAAAACCTGTCATAACTACATTCTCTTTTTGGATTAGCTTTGTATATTCAATTCTTATTTAATGCGTTTTATTATTTTTTGGTCATTTATTTTCATATCAGATCATGCAGAGCTTCAGCTTATACGACGGCCCCAAAGAGAGCATCACGCTTGTTCTGCTCTCATCAGCTGCAAACGCTCAGCATTATCTTTTACTACTTCTGCAGTAAGCTTCATGCGATGTAATACGAATGCGGTTAGTACAAAACCAATGGCAGGAACTATGGTGAATGTCAGTAATATACCGTCGACTGTTTCACCACTTTGATCTACACCGCCACTTTGGTAACCGTGAATAGCCAATAGGTAAGTTGCTAGCGCGCCACCAATGGCAAGCCCAACTTTTAATGCGAAAAGCGTAAATGAAGAAATCAGACCATCTAAGCGGCGGTTTTGTTCGAGCTCACCGTAATCAGTGACTTCTGCCATGGTTGAGAAAATAAGTGGTGCCATCATTTGATTGAAAAAGCCGACGAAAAACTGCACAACCATTATTACCACCAACTGATTGGCTGGGATGAAATAAGTTCCTGTAGAGAGCAAGGCGCTTAACAAACACAAAAACACCCAAGCCTGCTTTTTACACATCAATTGCGTTAACTTGTTTGCCAGAGCACTACCCAACATACCGCCAATCATCCAAAGCGATAAAAACAACGAGACCATAGCTGCTGCGTTTTC
The nucleotide sequence above comes from Thalassotalea euphylliae. Encoded proteins:
- a CDS encoding glycoside hydrolase family 172 protein; the protein is MTGFNGLGMNLGNLSRLSKAKSRSISAENFTGEPGKGGMATEGMGAGPGRDLGQGWKISPCVEVAPGDTFTLADIKTGGAIQQIWMTTLGPKKRDLILRMYWDDQAHPSVEVPLGDFFCCGLEDYAHVSSLPVTVNPGLAFNCFWEMPYQKSAKITIENRDPLQKLVVYYQINYTETNVPEDCAYFHAQFRRTNPVPYKGLHTLLDGVEGQGQYVGTYMTWGVNNNGWWGEGEIKFYIDDDSEFPTICGTGTEDYFLGSYNYDIGTAVKGHPNAYTEYTTAYAGVPEVQRPDGVYKSQHRFGMYRWHIPDPIRFEQKLSVDIQALGWRDFGNWGGDVEQRRYLPLQDDISSVSFWYQTLPSKAFPELPHRDFLEVN
- the fucU gene encoding L-fucose mutarotase, whose product is MLNNISPLISPELLFALYQMGHGDEIVLADAHFPGHSFNQKVIRADGLKVADLLDAILPLMQLDQYVESPAVMMQVVAGDSADPQVEQDYQAKLSQHQPDHASIAKAERFAFYQRAEQAFAVVMTGETRKYGNIILKKGVTQVSS
- a CDS encoding patatin-like phospholipase family protein, with amino-acid sequence MTPKKTYKGSKTALLLTGGGARAAYQVGVLSAIAKFIPRNHGIPFPILCGTSAGAINTTALACYASCFHLGVKKLEWIWKNLSCDRIYRTNTAAVFNNIFSGFAAGFQADYALKRPRSLLDNAPLRQLLNQVIDFKRIDLNIKNHYLSSLSITASSYSSGDSMTFYQSARSIEPWVRAKRLSQRCQIDSEHLMASAAIPLVFPSVKIRHQHYGDGSIHQLSPLSPPIHLGAKRIFIIGVEQPKQPIHPMENNPHPPTLATVAGHMLDSVFSDTLQSDLERMNRMNATLALIDPKVRAKKSGLQQIGSFLINPSHDFNALASEYYEYLPVGVRLMLRSVGVKNDPESSLLSYLLFDKHYCGELIKLGFNDAMAQEQEIRSFLALTNEIE
- a CDS encoding DUF3718 domain-containing protein, which translates into the protein MKKLLLVSTITALTLTSVVTAPKANANDIAQSVCEYVAADDKKRMRSFLKTNKLKVRSIFSGIQCNGQNLLEFAVAKNSVKTGSMMIKKLSKKVVSANLNSLQAGSQPLVDAANARVSS